A window from Desulfotignum phosphitoxidans DSM 13687 encodes these proteins:
- a CDS encoding acyl-CoA dehydrogenase gives MAQEVADRRDVDFVLHEQLEVEQLSRHDHFSEFTRKTVDLIVSEARNLALKELLSCQREADEEGCTFDSGQVTVPKAFHRAYDLFRQGEWIAMCDDPAWGGQGMPRTVAMAAENYFNGANFPFMLHNILIHGAGKLVERFGTDQQKDLYLKNMYTGKWGGSMLLTEPEAGSDVGALTTKAVKNDDGTYRISGSKIFISSGDTDLVKNIIHPVLARIEGAPAGTAGISLFLVPKFRVNKDGTPGEFNDIVCTGIEHKMGIHGSPTCAMTLGGKGACIGTLLGEENKGMRAMFVMMNEARLHVGMQGFACAGASYLNALNYARDRVQGAALTAPKGSSGIPIIQHPDIRRTLLSMKTASEAMRSLLFYVGFLEDKMTLSADKDEKARYQGLIDVLIPVAKGYVTDRAFELCSSGLQVFGGYGYTREYPQEQLLRDCRITQIYEGTNGIQAMDLLGRKLGLNQGQAFMDLVTEVEQTIGAAKKVTELASLADTLETTLNHLKETAGKLAGDLGSKNILTAFAHAHPFLDVTGDTLMGWMLLWRAVIAARKLGDNPKKKDTAFYQGQVTGARFFISTVLPVAQAKMAVIQAGDTSALDMADTAFGS, from the coding sequence ATGGCACAAGAGGTTGCAGACCGCCGGGATGTGGATTTTGTTCTTCACGAACAACTGGAAGTGGAACAATTGAGCCGGCATGATCATTTTTCGGAATTCACCCGGAAAACCGTTGACCTGATCGTATCCGAGGCCCGAAATCTGGCCCTCAAGGAACTGCTTTCCTGCCAGCGGGAAGCAGACGAAGAGGGCTGCACGTTTGACAGCGGACAGGTGACCGTTCCCAAAGCGTTTCACCGGGCCTATGATCTTTTCAGACAGGGCGAATGGATCGCCATGTGTGATGATCCGGCCTGGGGTGGGCAGGGCATGCCCCGCACGGTGGCCATGGCCGCTGAAAACTATTTTAACGGTGCCAATTTTCCGTTCATGCTCCACAACATTCTGATTCACGGGGCCGGCAAACTGGTGGAGCGGTTCGGCACAGACCAACAGAAAGACTTGTACCTGAAAAACATGTACACCGGCAAATGGGGCGGCTCCATGCTGCTCACCGAGCCGGAAGCCGGATCCGATGTGGGGGCGTTGACCACCAAAGCCGTGAAAAATGATGACGGCACCTACCGCATTTCCGGCAGCAAAATTTTCATCTCCTCGGGCGACACCGACCTGGTGAAAAACATCATCCACCCGGTGCTGGCCAGAATCGAAGGGGCACCCGCCGGTACGGCCGGCATCTCTTTGTTCCTGGTCCCCAAATTTCGGGTCAACAAAGACGGCACCCCGGGAGAATTCAACGATATCGTATGCACCGGCATTGAGCATAAAATGGGCATCCACGGCAGTCCCACCTGTGCCATGACCCTGGGCGGCAAAGGGGCGTGCATCGGCACCCTTTTGGGAGAAGAAAACAAAGGCATGCGGGCCATGTTCGTGATGATGAATGAAGCCCGGCTTCATGTGGGCATGCAGGGATTTGCCTGTGCCGGGGCATCTTACCTCAATGCCCTGAACTATGCCAGAGACCGGGTTCAGGGTGCAGCCCTGACCGCTCCCAAAGGATCTTCGGGTATTCCCATCATTCAGCATCCGGATATCCGGCGCACGCTGCTCTCAATGAAAACCGCTTCCGAAGCAATGCGCAGCCTGCTGTTTTATGTGGGATTTCTGGAAGACAAGATGACCCTGAGTGCCGATAAAGATGAGAAAGCCCGATACCAGGGGCTCATCGATGTGCTCATTCCCGTGGCCAAAGGATATGTCACGGACCGGGCCTTTGAACTCTGCTCTTCAGGCCTTCAGGTGTTTGGCGGATACGGGTACACCCGGGAATATCCCCAGGAGCAGCTGCTCCGGGACTGCCGGATCACCCAGATTTATGAGGGCACCAACGGGATCCAGGCCATGGATCTTTTGGGCCGGAAACTGGGGCTCAACCAGGGTCAGGCCTTCATGGATCTGGTCACGGAAGTGGAACAAACCATTGGTGCCGCAAAAAAAGTGACTGAACTGGCTTCCCTGGCAGATACCCTGGAAACCACCCTCAACCATTTAAAGGAAACCGCCGGAAAACTGGCCGGGGATCTGGGGTCGAAAAACATATTGACCGCATTTGCCCATGCCCATCCGTTCCTGGATGTCACCGGCGACACCCTGATGGGCTGGATGCTCTTGTGGCGGGCCGTGATTGCCGCCCGGAAACTTGGGGACAATCCCAAAAAAAAGGATACCGCCTTTTACCAGGGACAGGTGACCGGGGCCCGGTTTTTCATTAGCACGGTGCTGCCGGTGGCCCAGGCAAAAATGGCGGTGATCCAGGCCGGTGATACCAGCGCCCTGGACATGGCAGACACCGCATTTGGATCTTAA
- a CDS encoding thiolase family protein: MKDIVIVSACRTAIGAFGGTLKEMNGAALASVTMKEAIQRAGIDPDLIDDVRYGTCVEHHDTLNTTRVAALMAGIPESVPAVTVNRVCISGMEAVLSGAAMIQAGMAEVILAGGVEHMSGVPYTVPKARWGCRLQDTQFVDAMIHALHCGSYILPFDDTTPVDTTQAPASYFMGKPYIMGHTAEFVAQHLGITREEMDEVALRSHNNAERATQDGSFAEEIVPVQVPRRKKDPVIFDKDEHFRPGMTLEKLAALPPAFVPRTGTVTAGNASGINDGSAGMIIMSADKARELGLTPIARIKATGMGACHPTVMGLSPVPAVKNLMERSGLSVADFEMVEVNEAFAAQYLGCEKELNLNREITNINGSGIGLGHPVGATGARIMVTLMHAMKKQGNTLGLATLCGGGGVAMACALEML; encoded by the coding sequence ATGAAAGATATTGTGATTGTTTCCGCCTGCCGGACCGCCATCGGGGCGTTCGGCGGCACGTTAAAAGAAATGAACGGCGCAGCCCTTGCCAGCGTCACCATGAAAGAAGCCATCCAGCGGGCCGGTATTGATCCGGACCTGATCGATGATGTCCGGTACGGCACCTGCGTGGAACACCATGACACCCTGAACACCACCCGGGTGGCGGCGCTCATGGCCGGAATCCCGGAAAGTGTGCCCGCAGTCACGGTGAACCGGGTATGCATCTCCGGCATGGAGGCGGTACTGTCAGGGGCTGCCATGATCCAGGCCGGCATGGCCGAAGTGATCCTGGCCGGCGGGGTGGAACATATGTCCGGCGTTCCTTATACCGTGCCCAAGGCAAGGTGGGGTTGCCGGCTCCAGGATACCCAGTTTGTGGACGCCATGATTCACGCCCTGCACTGCGGTTCCTATATCCTGCCCTTTGATGACACCACGCCTGTGGACACGACCCAGGCCCCGGCGTCTTATTTCATGGGCAAACCCTATATCATGGGGCACACAGCCGAATTTGTGGCCCAGCACTTAGGGATCACCAGAGAAGAGATGGATGAAGTGGCTCTGCGCAGCCATAACAATGCGGAACGGGCCACCCAGGACGGTTCTTTTGCCGAAGAGATCGTGCCGGTCCAGGTGCCCCGGCGCAAGAAAGATCCGGTGATCTTTGACAAGGACGAGCATTTCCGGCCGGGCATGACCCTGGAAAAACTGGCAGCCCTGCCCCCGGCCTTTGTTCCCAGAACCGGCACGGTCACGGCCGGCAATGCTTCCGGCATCAATGACGGTTCCGCCGGCATGATCATCATGTCCGCAGACAAGGCCAGAGAACTGGGACTCACTCCGATTGCCCGCATCAAAGCCACGGGCATGGGCGCCTGCCATCCCACGGTCATGGGACTGTCGCCGGTACCGGCCGTGAAAAATCTCATGGAACGGTCCGGCCTGTCTGTGGCGGATTTTGAAATGGTGGAGGTGAATGAAGCGTTCGCGGCCCAGTACTTAGGCTGTGAAAAAGAACTGAACCTGAACCGGGAGATCACCAACATCAACGGGTCCGGCATCGGCCTGGGCCATCCCGTGGGCGCCACGGGCGCAAGGATCATGGTGACATTGATGCATGCCATGAAAAAACAGGGCAACACCCTGGGTCTGGCCACCCTGTGCGGCGGGGGCGGTGTGGCCATGGCCTGCGCCCTGGAAATGCTGTGA
- a CDS encoding efflux RND transporter permease subunit, whose product MILSDTAVKNRVSVLVLLVIIVIIGVYSYRVLPRESAPDITIPYVFVRTDYRGVSASDIETAITIKIEKKLKGLNKVKNISSVSSQGLSQINVEFLPGTDINEVLPRVKDKVDEARNDLPTDLENEPMVYEVNFSDMPIVVYSLAGDSGPARLKKIADDLKDDIEAIPGVLEVDITGGQDREIQVEVDVDKLAYYRIPITRLQQTVAAENQNISGGAITLGHGRYLLKVPGEFDTPEEILTLVVATHNGHPVYLKDVAKVIDGIQEETSRSRLNGESAINLSVKKRAGENIIQISDQIDAVVAAASNKFPGNTTITKLMDNAKDIRAMVADLENNILSGLILVVVVLFVVLGIRNALLVGMAIPFSMFLSFAALNALGITLNMVVLFSLTLALGMLVDNAIVIVENVFRYMQQGVSRMDAAMKATSEVAWPVIGATATTLAAFFPMLFWPGIMGEFMHFLPVTLIVTLSASLFVALIINPALCSYFMGIPKTAGSDSLSPEQLQSRGEQPVKIQGFFLPVYARTLKLALGHKLAVLAGAVVVMVLLFQIWMLKIGIEKPVEFFPSIDPRSVFVNIDVPEGADLEFIDETVKQVEMAVAGKTTGNYAAAMAPQTHETKRHREFTAPSDINNVEHIYARVVENSGGASVFESNLPNHIGVQFLDFEDRKTSTKADLEEIRHRVAQIPGVKITVEEQEEGPPTGSPINIEIAGDRFDVLSRMAGEIRKVIESVPHVTDVRDDFQGGLPSVQVKIDRQKTALFGLTTSAVGNALKIAYNGLDVSTYYEGDEEYDIVVKLAKSDRQGADILHKLMIPGASGELVPLTTLASIQYKGALGDIVRKNHQRVVTVKANVDETRTTGSVARMQVMELLKPMEMPAGYTYAFTGEDQEQQEAQAFLSKAFVVALLLIFLILVTLFNSVVQPLIILTSVLLSLGGAFWGLAVISSPFGIIMTGVGIISLAGVVVNNAIVLIDYTNRLRARGMALTEAVIAAGATRLRPVLLTAVTTILGLLPMVTGISYDFHVMAVSLTSESSQWWRSMAIVVIFGLLVATVLTLVVVPVLYAGIDQIKTALGRGYARVRRFFLGPGTSEAMD is encoded by the coding sequence ATGATCCTTTCTGATACCGCAGTAAAAAACCGGGTGTCCGTGCTGGTTTTGCTGGTGATCATTGTCATTATCGGGGTGTATTCCTACCGGGTGCTCCCCCGGGAAAGCGCTCCGGACATCACCATCCCTTATGTGTTTGTGAGAACCGATTACAGAGGGGTTTCTGCGTCAGACATCGAGACCGCCATCACCATCAAGATCGAAAAAAAGCTCAAAGGCCTGAACAAGGTGAAAAATATTTCATCCGTGAGTTCCCAGGGCCTGTCCCAGATCAATGTCGAGTTTCTGCCGGGCACGGATATCAATGAGGTGCTTCCCCGGGTCAAGGACAAGGTGGACGAAGCCAGAAACGATCTGCCCACGGACCTGGAAAATGAGCCCATGGTGTATGAGGTGAATTTTTCCGACATGCCCATTGTGGTCTATTCCCTGGCAGGAGACAGCGGTCCGGCCCGGCTCAAGAAAATCGCCGATGATCTCAAAGATGACATCGAAGCGATCCCGGGCGTGCTGGAAGTGGACATCACCGGGGGGCAGGACCGGGAAATTCAGGTGGAGGTGGATGTTGACAAGCTGGCTTATTACCGGATTCCCATCACCCGTCTTCAGCAGACCGTGGCGGCCGAGAACCAGAACATCTCCGGCGGTGCCATCACCCTGGGACATGGCCGGTATCTGCTCAAGGTGCCCGGAGAATTTGACACGCCTGAAGAGATTCTGACCCTGGTGGTGGCCACCCACAACGGCCATCCCGTTTATCTGAAAGATGTGGCAAAGGTGATAGACGGCATCCAGGAGGAAACCTCCCGGTCCCGGCTCAACGGGGAAAGCGCCATTAATCTGTCCGTGAAAAAACGGGCCGGGGAAAATATTATCCAGATATCCGACCAGATCGATGCCGTGGTGGCGGCGGCATCAAACAAATTTCCCGGAAACACCACCATCACTAAACTGATGGACAATGCCAAAGACATCCGGGCCATGGTGGCGGACCTGGAGAACAACATCCTCTCCGGATTGATTCTGGTGGTGGTGGTGCTGTTTGTGGTGCTGGGGATTCGAAATGCCCTGCTGGTGGGAATGGCCATTCCCTTTTCCATGTTTCTGTCTTTTGCCGCGCTCAATGCGTTAGGCATTACGCTGAACATGGTGGTGCTGTTTTCTCTGACCCTGGCATTGGGCATGCTGGTGGACAATGCCATTGTGATTGTGGAGAATGTATTCCGGTACATGCAGCAGGGGGTGTCCCGGATGGACGCCGCCATGAAGGCCACCAGCGAGGTGGCCTGGCCGGTCATCGGCGCCACGGCCACCACCCTGGCCGCGTTTTTTCCCATGCTGTTCTGGCCCGGAATCATGGGGGAATTCATGCATTTTCTGCCGGTTACCCTGATTGTCACCTTGAGTGCGTCCCTGTTTGTGGCCCTGATCATCAATCCGGCCCTGTGCTCGTACTTCATGGGCATCCCTAAGACTGCCGGATCTGATTCTCTTTCCCCGGAACAGCTGCAATCCCGGGGAGAACAACCTGTAAAAATTCAAGGGTTTTTTCTGCCTGTCTATGCCCGGACTTTGAAGCTGGCTTTAGGCCATAAACTGGCCGTGCTGGCCGGTGCCGTTGTGGTGATGGTGCTGTTGTTCCAGATATGGATGTTGAAAATCGGTATTGAAAAACCCGTGGAATTTTTTCCATCCATCGATCCCAGGTCCGTGTTCGTGAACATCGATGTGCCGGAAGGCGCGGATCTGGAATTCATTGATGAGACCGTCAAGCAGGTGGAAATGGCCGTGGCCGGCAAAACCACTGGAAACTATGCGGCCGCCATGGCGCCGCAGACCCATGAAACCAAACGGCACCGGGAATTTACAGCACCGTCTGATATCAACAATGTCGAACACATCTATGCCCGGGTGGTTGAAAACAGCGGGGGCGCTTCTGTGTTTGAATCCAACCTGCCCAATCATATCGGGGTTCAGTTTCTGGATTTCGAGGACCGGAAAACATCCACCAAAGCGGATCTGGAAGAGATCCGGCACCGGGTGGCACAGATTCCCGGTGTGAAGATCACGGTGGAGGAACAGGAAGAAGGCCCTCCCACAGGGTCACCCATCAATATCGAAATTGCCGGGGACCGGTTTGATGTATTGAGCCGGATGGCCGGGGAAATCAGAAAAGTGATCGAAAGCGTGCCCCATGTCACGGATGTGAGGGATGACTTTCAGGGCGGGCTGCCCTCGGTTCAGGTAAAGATCGACCGCCAGAAGACGGCCCTGTTCGGGCTCACCACATCGGCGGTGGGTAACGCTTTGAAGATCGCTTACAACGGCCTGGATGTGTCCACCTATTATGAAGGAGATGAGGAATACGATATCGTGGTCAAACTGGCCAAATCAGACCGGCAGGGAGCGGATATTCTTCACAAGCTCATGATTCCGGGCGCATCCGGTGAACTGGTGCCGTTGACCACCCTGGCATCGATCCAGTATAAGGGGGCTTTAGGGGATATTGTCCGCAAAAATCACCAGCGGGTGGTCACGGTCAAGGCCAATGTGGATGAAACCAGAACCACGGGGTCTGTGGCCCGCATGCAGGTGATGGAACTGCTCAAACCCATGGAAATGCCTGCAGGATACACTTATGCGTTCACCGGAGAGGACCAGGAACAGCAGGAAGCCCAGGCATTTTTGTCCAAAGCCTTTGTGGTGGCCCTGCTGCTGATCTTTCTGATTCTGGTGACCCTGTTTAATTCCGTGGTCCAGCCCCTGATTATTCTGACCTCCGTGCTTTTGTCTTTGGGCGGGGCGTTCTGGGGGCTGGCCGTGATTTCATCGCCTTTCGGCATCATCATGACCGGGGTGGGCATCATTTCTCTGGCCGGTGTGGTGGTGAACAATGCCATTGTGCTGATTGATTACACCAACCGGCTCAGGGCCAGGGGCATGGCACTGACCGAAGCGGTGATCGCCGCCGGTGCCACCCGGCTGCGGCCGGTGCTGCTGACAGCGGTCACCACCATTTTGGGGCTGTTGCCCATGGTTACAGGCATTTCCTATGATTTTCATGTCATGGCCGTGTCTTTGACCTCGGAATCCAGCCAGTGGTGGCGCTCCATGGCCATTGTGGTGATTTTCGGCCTACTTGTGGCCACGGTGCTGACCCTGGTGGTGGTACCGGTTCTTTATGCCGGGATCGACCAGATTAAAACCGCCTTAGGCAGGGGGTATGCCCGGGTCCGCCGGTTTTTCCTGGGACCCGGGACTTCGGAAGCAATGGATTAG
- a CDS encoding efflux RND transporter periplasmic adaptor subunit, which translates to MKFTSRCGPAVKRTFLRLIWHSIPFVVLIVVVVFVIVPLGRKITEQKAGLAEQRSGLVRKADEPARVITLEMVPDDLAEVIRLPGMAMPWKSLEVVAEVSGRIMEKNMDDGTVVAQGEVLAVIDRRDYQNAYDSARASYETARMHEQRFKALSKQQFVTQSQLDDVSSQVKTTRAAMETAKLNLDRCTIRSPMSGVVDRSHIETGSFLGVGDPVARILQIDPLKIQVGIPESDVASVRNLTQFDMTVDALDGKIVTGEYHYLQKTTDSLARLYNLEIRLENPGYEILPDMFVRVAIVKNRDEQGLAVPMYSLITRKGQTGVFVADQGIARFAPVDTGFQDGWKIQVTSGLSPGDQVVVVGHRMIEDKDRVHVDRRVRSMSELGAETGQ; encoded by the coding sequence ATGAAATTCACATCACGGTGTGGGCCGGCTGTTAAAAGAACCTTTCTTCGCCTTATCTGGCACAGCATTCCTTTTGTTGTGCTGATCGTGGTGGTGGTATTTGTCATTGTTCCCCTGGGCCGGAAGATCACGGAGCAAAAAGCCGGGCTGGCGGAACAGCGGTCCGGGCTGGTCCGGAAAGCGGATGAGCCAGCCCGGGTGATCACCCTGGAGATGGTGCCGGATGATCTGGCCGAGGTGATCCGTCTGCCCGGTATGGCCATGCCCTGGAAATCGCTGGAAGTGGTGGCCGAAGTGTCGGGCAGGATCATGGAAAAAAACATGGATGACGGCACTGTGGTGGCCCAGGGCGAGGTGCTGGCCGTCATTGACCGGCGGGATTACCAGAATGCCTATGATTCGGCCCGGGCATCCTATGAAACCGCCCGGATGCATGAACAGCGGTTCAAAGCCCTGTCCAAACAGCAGTTTGTCACCCAGTCCCAGCTGGATGACGTGTCTTCTCAGGTCAAAACCACCCGGGCTGCCATGGAAACCGCCAAATTGAATCTGGACCGATGTACCATCCGGTCTCCCATGTCCGGGGTGGTGGACCGGTCCCATATTGAAACCGGCAGTTTTCTGGGTGTGGGAGATCCCGTGGCCCGGATTCTGCAGATCGATCCGCTGAAAATCCAGGTGGGTATCCCGGAGTCAGATGTGGCTTCCGTCCGGAATTTGACGCAGTTTGACATGACCGTGGATGCATTGGACGGCAAAATCGTGACCGGTGAATATCATTATCTGCAGAAAACCACGGATTCGCTGGCCCGGCTGTACAATCTGGAGATCCGCCTGGAAAATCCCGGGTATGAGATTCTGCCGGATATGTTCGTGCGGGTGGCCATTGTCAAAAACCGGGATGAACAGGGCCTTGCCGTTCCCATGTATTCGTTGATCACAAGGAAAGGACAGACCGGTGTATTTGTGGCAGATCAGGGGATTGCACGGTTTGCACCGGTGGACACCGGGTTCCAGGACGGCTGGAAAATCCAGGTGACCTCGGGGCTGTCTCCGGGAGACCAGGTGGTCGTGGTGGGACACCGCATGATCGAAGACAAGGATCGTGTGCATGTGGACCGCCGGGTGCGGTCCATGTCGGAACTGGGGGCGGAGACAGGTCAATGA